The Streptomyces sp. NBC_00102 genome segment AGACGCCACTGAAGCTGCTCCAGGGCGGCGTCTCGAACGCCCGGCTCCTTCAACGGGTCGACCGCCGAACGGAAGATCGGCCCCGGACCGCGGAGATCCACCCCGCTCACCAGCCCGCGGTTGCGCTCGGGTTCCAGCAGGTCGGCCGGCCGGGCCCCCGCACGGTCCAGGTCGAGCACCGCGAGGTAGAGCTGCGCCTTGCCCCCGAAGTAACGGGCGATCAGGGCCGGATCCACACCGGCGCGCTCGCCGATCTCCCGCGTGGTGCTGCGGTCGAAGCCACGTTCGGCGAACAGGCCGGCAGCCGCCTCCAGCAGCAGCTGGCGGCTGCGGACGGCGTCCCGCCGTCTGCCCTCGCTCACCGGACGGGTCCGCCCGGTACCGCGGTCACACTGTCCTCGGCGCCCTCGGCGTCCGCAAGGCTCTCTTCCATCAGCAGTTCCTCGTCCACGGTCCCGGCGGTTGCCCCGGACTCCCGTGCCCCGGCCCGTCCGGGCAGGACGATCGTAACGATCCCGGCGACCACCCAGATCGCACAGCCCAGCCAGGCGGCTGCCTGGTAGCCGCTGTCCGTCGGCAGGATCCGGCCCGGGGCGGTGTGCGCCTCCAGGACGACCGCGCTGACGACGCTGCCGGTCGTGTAACCGATGGTGCGCACCACCTGGTTGAAGCTGATGGCGCTGCCGGTCTCGTGCGCGGGCACGGCATTGACGATCAGCCCGGGCATCACGGCGAAGGTGCAGCCGACGCCGAGTCCGGCGACGCCCATGACCACGAAGAGCTCCCACAGACTGCCCCGGGCGCACAGGAACAGCACCATCGACACCAGGGAGATCCCGCACCCGATCGGCAGCACCGCCCCCGTGGACGTCCGCCGGACCAGCAGCGGCACCAGCTTGTTGGAGGCCACACTGGCGGCCGAGAAGGGCAGCAGCACCAGCCCGGTCACCAGCAC includes the following:
- a CDS encoding TetR/AcrR family transcriptional regulator; protein product: MSEGRRRDAVRSRQLLLEAAAGLFAERGFDRSTTREIGERAGVDPALIARYFGGKAQLYLAVLDLDRAGARPADLLEPERNRGLVSGVDLRGPGPIFRSAVDPLKEPGVRDAALEQLQWRLVDPLCERFTREGRDRPRLRAELAVAAFVGIVLCRHGGTLGALAGADPDELVPLVLDMLGQGS